From one Sesamum indicum cultivar Zhongzhi No. 13 linkage group LG13, S_indicum_v1.0, whole genome shotgun sequence genomic stretch:
- the LOC105176007 gene encoding cancer-related nucleoside-triphosphatase homolog isoform X2, translating to MLSCHWPSGNSAFGVGKTTLIIRVLEALKQSNPSLKIQGFYTRELREGAERVGFEVVTLDGRRGPLASTTISSRESQRWPNVGRYKVDVSSFESLALPELQVKVDTDLFIIDEVGKMELFSSSFFPAVLRVLESNIPLLASVPIPKSGRDIPGVARLKNHPGATMCMLNTSNRDAMKEQIYSNLINLLQNQ from the exons ATGCTTTCTTGTCACTGGCCCTCCGGTAACTCTGCATTT GGAGTGGGAAAAACTACTCTGATAATCCGAGTGCTGGAGGCCCTCAAACAATCGAATCCCAGCTTAAAGATTCAGGGTTTTTATACTC GTGAGTTGAGAGAAGGGGCAGAAAGGGTAGGGTTTGAAGTGGTTACTCTTGATGGTCGTAGAGGTCCTCTCGCATCCACCACTATCTCTAG CCGGGAATCTCAAAGATGGCCTAATGTCGGAAGGTACAAAGTAGATGTCTCATCATTTGAATCATTAGCTTTGCCTGAGTTACAG GTTAAGGTGGACACTGATCTGTTCATTATCGATGAAGTTGGTAAAATGGAGCTCTTTAGTTCATCATTCTTCCCTGCTGTGTTAAGAGTTCTAGAATCAAATATCCCTCTCTTGGCATCCGTCCCTATTCCGAAATCCGGCAGAGATATTCCTGGAG TTGCAAGGTTGAAAAATCATCCAGGAGCTACTATGTGTATGTTGAACACGAGCAACAGAGATGCCATGAAGGAGCAAATATACTCCAACTTGATAAACTTGTTGCAAAATCAATAG
- the LOC105176007 gene encoding nucleoside-triphosphatase THEP1 isoform X3: MLSCHWPSGSGKNYSDNPSAGGPQTIESQLKDSGFLYSRESQRWPNVGRYKVDVSSFESLALPELQVKVDTDLFIIDEVGKMELFSSSFFPAVLRVLESNIPLLASVPIPKSGRDIPGVARLKNHPGATMCMLNTSNRDAMKEQIYSNLINLLQNQ; this comes from the exons ATGCTTTCTTGTCACTGGCCCTCCG GGAGTGGGAAAAACTACTCTGATAATCCGAGTGCTGGAGGCCCTCAAACAATCGAATCCCAGCTTAAAGATTCAGGGTTTTTATACTC CCGGGAATCTCAAAGATGGCCTAATGTCGGAAGGTACAAAGTAGATGTCTCATCATTTGAATCATTAGCTTTGCCTGAGTTACAG GTTAAGGTGGACACTGATCTGTTCATTATCGATGAAGTTGGTAAAATGGAGCTCTTTAGTTCATCATTCTTCCCTGCTGTGTTAAGAGTTCTAGAATCAAATATCCCTCTCTTGGCATCCGTCCCTATTCCGAAATCCGGCAGAGATATTCCTGGAG TTGCAAGGTTGAAAAATCATCCAGGAGCTACTATGTGTATGTTGAACACGAGCAACAGAGATGCCATGAAGGAGCAAATATACTCCAACTTGATAAACTTGTTGCAAAATCAATAG
- the LOC105176007 gene encoding cancer-related nucleoside-triphosphatase homolog isoform X1, with amino-acid sequence MAAPGKCFLVTGPPGVGKTTLIIRVLEALKQSNPSLKIQGFYTRELREGAERVGFEVVTLDGRRGPLASTTISSRESQRWPNVGRYKVDVSSFESLALPELQVKVDTDLFIIDEVGKMELFSSSFFPAVLRVLESNIPLLASVPIPKSGRDIPGVARLKNHPGATMCMLNTSNRDAMKEQIYSNLINLLQNQ; translated from the exons ATGGCGGCTCCCGGAAAATGCTTTCTTGTCACTGGCCCTCCG GGAGTGGGAAAAACTACTCTGATAATCCGAGTGCTGGAGGCCCTCAAACAATCGAATCCCAGCTTAAAGATTCAGGGTTTTTATACTC GTGAGTTGAGAGAAGGGGCAGAAAGGGTAGGGTTTGAAGTGGTTACTCTTGATGGTCGTAGAGGTCCTCTCGCATCCACCACTATCTCTAG CCGGGAATCTCAAAGATGGCCTAATGTCGGAAGGTACAAAGTAGATGTCTCATCATTTGAATCATTAGCTTTGCCTGAGTTACAG GTTAAGGTGGACACTGATCTGTTCATTATCGATGAAGTTGGTAAAATGGAGCTCTTTAGTTCATCATTCTTCCCTGCTGTGTTAAGAGTTCTAGAATCAAATATCCCTCTCTTGGCATCCGTCCCTATTCCGAAATCCGGCAGAGATATTCCTGGAG TTGCAAGGTTGAAAAATCATCCAGGAGCTACTATGTGTATGTTGAACACGAGCAACAGAGATGCCATGAAGGAGCAAATATACTCCAACTTGATAAACTTGTTGCAAAATCAATAG